The nucleotide sequence ATAACGAATATATCTTAGAATTTGAGAATGTAACCAAAAAATTTGGAGGTTTAATAGCTGTTAACAATTTCAATGGCTATTTAAAAAATGGAGAATTACTTGGTCTAATAGGTCCCAATGGAGCGGGGAAAACCACTCTTTTCAATTTGATCACCGGTATATACACTCCAGACATTGGAAAAATTTTATTTAAGAAACAAAAAATAAATTCTAAAAAACCTCACGAAATAACTCAGTTGGGAATTGCTAGAACTTTCCAAAATATTCGTTTGTTTAAAGATATGACAGTTTTAGAAAATGTTTTAGTTTCTCAACATTTGAAATTGAAGAGTTGGATTTGGCTTTTTAAAAGTGTTTTAAAGACTCCTGACGTTTTAAAAGTAGAAAAAGAAATGCAAAACGAAGCCTGGGATCTTCTAGAAGAAGTCGGGTTGTCTATTTACGCTAATGACAAAGCAAACTCTCTTCCATATGGATTACAAAGAAAGTTAGAAATCGCAAGAGCAATTGCCACCGGAGCAAAACTACTTCTGTTAGACGAGCCCGCAGCAGGAATGAACCCTCATGAAACGAGTGAATTGATGGAGTTTATAAAACATATAAGACAGGAATATAAGTTATCTATTCTCATTATAGAACACGATATGAAAGTTATCATGGGAATTTGTGAGCGTATATATGTATTGGATTATGGGAAAAAAATCGCTGAAGGTAGTCCGGAGGAGATTCAAAAAGATCCTTTGGTAATAAAAGCCTATTTAGGTGAGGAGTTGGCAATATGAACAGTGAAAATTCAAACATAATTCTTAAAATATCTGATATGCACGTTCACTATGGTAGCATCCATGCAGTAAAAGGGATAGATATGGAAATCAAAAAGAATGAAATCACAACGTTGATTGGATCAAATGGAGCGGGAAAAACTACTACCTTGAATGGGATAATGAATGCAGTTAAAAAGAGCAGTGGAAAGGTGTTTTTCGATAATGCTGATATCACAAACCAGGAAACACATAAGATAGTAGAAAAGGGAGTGGTTCTAGTCCCTGAAGGTAGACGTATATTCCCTAATCTAACGGTTTTAGAAAACCTCCGATTGGGTTCGTATTCTCGCAAAGACTCTGAAAAAATAAACAAAGATTTCGATTGGGTACTTAAACTTT is from Petrotoga miotherma DSM 10691 and encodes:
- a CDS encoding ABC transporter ATP-binding protein; this encodes MNSENSNIILKISDMHVHYGSIHAVKGIDMEIKKNEITTLIGSNGAGKTTTLNGIMNAVKKSSGKVFFDNADITNQETHKIVEKGVVLVPEGRRIFPNLTVLENLRLGSYSRKDSEKINKDFDWVLKLFPRLKERLKQLGGTLSGGEQQMLAVARGLMSRPKVLMLDEPSLGLAPILVKEVLETIEKICEEGVTILLVEQNAVGALKIAHYGYVLETGKIVLEGPAEDLLENDEVRKTYLGVTV
- a CDS encoding ABC transporter ATP-binding protein produces the protein MSNTNNNEYILEFENVTKKFGGLIAVNNFNGYLKNGELLGLIGPNGAGKTTLFNLITGIYTPDIGKILFKKQKINSKKPHEITQLGIARTFQNIRLFKDMTVLENVLVSQHLKLKSWIWLFKSVLKTPDVLKVEKEMQNEAWDLLEEVGLSIYANDKANSLPYGLQRKLEIARAIATGAKLLLLDEPAAGMNPHETSELMEFIKHIRQEYKLSILIIEHDMKVIMGICERIYVLDYGKKIAEGSPEEIQKDPLVIKAYLGEELAI